The Candidatus Marinimicrobia bacterium CG08_land_8_20_14_0_20_45_22 sequence GATCGCGGATCAGTGTTGATCACGCCGAGATAATTCGGACCTATGAACGACATATCGTATCGAACAGCAATCTCTTTCAACTGATTTTCGAGAACGGCGCCTGCTTCTCCCACTTCTTTAAATCCAGCAGAAATGATAATCGCCGATTTGATTCCCTTTTGTCCGCATTGCTCCAGCGCCATGTGGCAAACGGAACTGGGAAAGACGAGAATCGCCAGATCGACTTCATCCTGAATATCGACGACGTATTTGTAGGCTTTGACGCCAGCGATGAACTTCTCCTTCGGACTCACTGGAAAAACGATTCCATTGAAATCCGCTTTCAGAATGTTCATC is a genomic window containing:
- a CDS encoding acyl-CoA synthetase, translated to MITRAQIHQQNLNKIFYPDSVAIVGANKVVGTVPCDILMNILKADFNGIVFPVSPKEKFIAGVKAYKYVVDIQDEVDLAILVFPSSVCHMALEQCGQKGIKSAIIISAGFKEVGEAGAVLENQLKEIAVRYDMSFIGPNYLGVINTDPRS